From the genome of Setaria viridis chromosome 1, Setaria_viridis_v4.0, whole genome shotgun sequence:
TGCTCGTGGTCATGGGCACAAACCGGTGTACTACTCCTCGACAGGTCGCTACACGTTCCGTTGTACTGTACCCTACGTACGGGCAGCACAAGTGTGCTATAGCCAACGCCTTGGACCAGGATGTGTGCAGGATTGATCGATAGCACTTGGAATCATCTCGTCAATCAATCATATAGGCGTGGGCAGCGGGCACGAGTTTCCACAGCCGCGGAGTGAACGGTGGCTTGCCATGGCAGTAACCATGCCTACATATCTGGTGCTTGAACCCCGTGCCGGTAGCATGTTCAGGCTTCAGGGGAATCCCCGTTTTTCCAGCTTATGCGTGCTGCTAACGACAGGATGGAAATGGCCAACGCATGGGCCGATTGAAGGAAGCCATGCCATGCATGATTTGTTTGCTGTGCTTGCATGAGTTAGAGGCAGCGTTTGTATTCGCGATATTCATTCCTTTAATTTTGTTCCCAAGGATTGGTTTGAGATATTTTAATGTAGGGTACACGATGTTCTTAAACCCCTTGGCGTTTTCAAGTCAGGAAAGGAAAATTCCCATACCGTCCGATATCGATTTCTTATTTACGATATATGTTGTTCTTAACCCTTTTTATATATTAGCAAAAAAACATAAAGTTGTCATTTTCAATTAATTTCATAATTATTTTTTACTGCATTCGTTCATTTCACAAATGTGAGAAAATCCCAGCCTGTCAATTCCTATGTTGCAATATATTTTTTGTTGGGATAACCACGCAGTGGGAGCTAATAATCTCAGCAAGCACAAGATGTCAACTTATTCACGAAGGGCAACATATGCATCGCACATATTTGGAGGAAATTGTAGCAGGAATAAATCAGCAATTGCAACCAGATGCAGCACCAATTGCCACTTGCAGCTGAGAAACACTATACCACAACCCTAATATAGCATCGGACGTTAGTCTgtaaaacaagaaaaataccAATTAATTGTTGGTCGTTAAAAACTTCTATCAAATCATGGGTCGGTATATTAGTGTTGTAGGTCTGACCATCGGTCGGGATAGATATTCTAGTTTTACGTTGGAGCATTGGTCGGCACTGCGTAGTAGTTAGGTTTGAGGTGCGTAGTAGTTAGGTCTGAGGATTAGTCGGTATATACATGGATCGGATCACGCTATGACTAGCCCACCCACGCACAAAATTCACATAGATCGCGGCCCACTAGCCCGCTATCAAACCCTAGCTCAAAGTTCCCCTACCCCTCCGACGCCACACACTATTTTCccaaccttatctcttccctCCCTACCACTCCcatctctcttctccctccgcctcctcttccACCGCGTCTCTGCaggcaggggtggcggcggccaaaCCTCGCACCCACATCATGAGAGGATTTCCCAACATTTTTCTACCATTTCTGATCGTTTTCATCCCGTGTCTCGCAGCATTGTAGGCGCTAGGCAAGGGTAATCATGTCTAGCCTGAGCTGGAGTAGATGAACAAGAGGGAGCAATGCCTTATTGATTTGTAGTATTGTGGTGTTAAATAAAGGTGACTGATGGAtgtttatttgtttttgttttttcctttttgtttcgtATCGCTGCATCCCTTACTTTTGACGTCACGGCACCTTTCGTTTCGACGCATGTCAGTCGTTCAGGTCCATTCGGTTTTAATTACTAACGACAGGCCTCTGGTTGTCTGCTTACTCGCACGTCACAAATTCACCGCTGATTTTCAGATCGAGATATAGGGCGAAACAATTTGATTTGATGCAGGAAACCTAGCAAACATTCAATTTGAATCAACCCACAGATTATATTTCTGGGGGACAGAATGGAAATATGATGTGAAGAAATTATAAATTACTATATTTCTTTGCTTacaaaagaagaacaagaacaagcaggaaaaagaaaagtacTCTTCTGTGCATGCATCTGACCAGTGCCCCAGTCTCCGGTCTCTTCACCGGTTGTTGCACCAAAGCTTCACGTCTGTTGGTGTCTCCTAGTCACCTGCGTGCTGATGCTGCGCGCGACGCCAACTAGGACCGATcgagctgcgccgccgcgggcgcagCCTGAAGCCCTTctttcccggcggcggcgactcacCAGCACGGCCTGGTGCTGGCCACGAAGGGCGTGGCGAAGCACGGCTCCAGGCCGAGCCACGGAGGGCAGGTCGACGAcgccgcgccgggcggcgcgggcgggcccGTCAGCGCCGCCAGGTAGATCGCGGCCAGCCTGCGCGCCGCGCTCCGGAGCCACCGCGCCGTCAGCCACCGCAGCCGGAGCCGCCGCAGGATTCCgcgcccacgcccgccgccgccgccgccgaggcggacGACCGGGAgcctccggcgccggccccggccgagGCCCCGCCACCGCAACCGGCCGCGGGCCGGCTCGGCGTTGTTGCATGGCGCGCCCCCCATAATCCTCTTGCCGACCGGCCGCTATCTCCCCTGCGTCTCTTGCAGTCTACTAGCTTTCCTTCCTCCTCGTCTATCCCTTTTGTCTTTGGCCCGTCAGGGTGTGGCGTTGGGAGAGTGATATATGGAGGGGGCAGGTGGCTGGACCATTGAAACATCCAAACGCACTTATATCAGTGGCGCCACTCGAAACCTGCATGAGCTAAGGGGTTTTGTCATGCATGGCAATGCAACGTTCCCTTCCTACCATGGTAAAAGCACGACTAGCACCATGGTAACTTTGGCCCTGTTTGGTTGCTGCAGCAACTCGCCTCGCTTGAGCTTCGGCATCGCGGCACCGTTTGCTTGCTGCCGCACTTCTGGCGCGCAAAAAGAATGCAACATCTACTCAGTTAATTTGGTAGATATATAGTCATAAACTGTTAAAATTTTGGCACCAAACCATATGGTGAAATTTGGTAGATAAATAGTCACAATAAATAAAGTCAAAATGTTCTCTATTAAATTTAACAATGTTAGCGTCCTACTACGATAAATGGTCACAATTAAAGTCATATCATCTACCACTATTCATAATTATGAATAATGCCCAAAACCTTGGACAAGATGCCCCACAGCAACGAATAGCAGCGACTTATCACCTACTCAAACttaagatgctttgactctccaagattcttgaaatgacttataatttggaacggagggagtactaaatcTATCACTTACTAGACCAATTTATTTCGTTGTGGAAGTGTCCTAGAAGATAATTTGTTACCGAATCGTTTGACTTGTCGCGATTCTCTACTAGATGCCATACACTATTATGGAACACGTACTACTGTTAAATTTGCCCTGTGCTGGTAATAGACTTTTTTGTGGGACACAGTTAAATCTATAAATGCAGAAAAGCTAAAAATAActaataatttaggacggagagaGTAACACAGAGCTATCACTTGCTAGATAATAATTTGGCTTGCTCACCACGCTGGTAATAAATTAGCGTCCTAGACGATATTTTGTTACCGAGCACTTTTAGATTCATCAATTTTCTCTGCTAGATGCCCCACGCTGTTGCGGAACTCTATTGTTAAATTTACCAGTGCAGCAGGACACTACCACTGTCACTTCAATTCGTGGTAGGTGGACTACTATATACCGGTAAAATATCATCTTGGAACACTGCTAAATTCACACAATACGACAAATAGCCACAATTTGATCAGGTTGTCTAACTGAGAATTATCAGGTACTAGGCGGTGCCCTGTGACGCTGTGAGCTAAACAGCATAGCGAAGGAAAATTTAGGTACACACTACGTACGCGCGTATCTGGCAGAACTGCTTTGGAAACCATGCGGTTACCTTACGCGTATGTACTTGCCTGCCCTCTGCCACTCCCGTCAGGGGTTTAACATTAGAGAAACACTACACCACATTCCACAGGAAGCATTTCCTTGGCGAGGAGCCTGACATCGACGCAGCACTACTGCTAGTACGCACCGAAACCTGCGTTTACCCTACTTGTCTCATTCTCTGTCAGTCTGTGACGacttgaaagtttttttttttttttgaaacgagacTTGAAAGTTTTCGAACGAACATATCGATCTTTGGCTTAACATTGACGCTGCAGTAGCAAAAAGGAGCACGTTTTGCTAAGGCACCCGCCTGCCCCCGAACGCGGGCGATCGAGTCAACTGTACGTGCAGAAAGCAACCAAAACTTCCTTCACTTGAATGAATGCTTCGGTTACTAGCGGTAGTGGCTCTCGCGTCATGCGTCGTCTCCGCTTCCGTTCCCTCTGTCGACAAGTGTAAGGGACGACCACTTTGAGTTTATCAAGTCAAAAGCTATTTagattttgatcaaatttatataaaaataaaaatatttagaatAGTTTGATTTTGAAAAAAACTCTAACACCATGGTAATACTCGTGCTGGTGGCTCCTTGATTTTTGCTGGGCGCGCGTCTTTAGCAGTTGGATAATGGAGATACAGCGCAGCGGCCAGCGCGGGTGCAGCGCTAGCTGCTTGGAGTAGTTCCAGTGTCAAGTGACTGCGTTTTCAGTACTGCACACTACTGTGCAGGGCCGCACTAGAGCAGGAAGCAAAGAGTTGGTGCCTGGTGGGTTGGTGAAAGTCTGAAACATCGTCGTCTACCCAAAGGAGGAAGATTTACCGACTCCGAACAACAATGATTTGCTTACAAACGCACTAGTACAAACTAAAGTTCCCTTGGAAAAAGGAACAATATCTCCGCCACCAGTAtctcctttttaccgccgccaaaCTTGAAGAGGCTGTGAAGCATACCGAACGGAATAAAATGGggtagaagaaaaagaaaaaaagagaacacAAAGTGACAGAGGGCTTAAATTAAACCAGCCGTGCAGCCCAACAGCATGCAAAAGAGACGATCGACGCAATGGGACCAGGCATCATATCTCCTGGCTTGTCAACGGAAAGCAACGGCGGGATGGCCATACGAACGAGCTCGACGCCAAGACCCACCGGTAACCTAAGGTTTGTCGGGTCCTTGTTACGTACGCCCATGATAGGCACAGCAGCTTTGTCCAtgtgaggaccaatggtggtcatcTTTGGATGacgagtgattgacaacgttatGTTGTTTGATGCTGCTCTtgacttgtgatgtgcaggtgtaggatgtaaCGTGACGGTTGAcagcgtgcggtgaaggtcaagcgaaaggttcatgccgatggaccaagagtggtgaaggatgaacgtgaATAGATTGGGACCGATAGCCCTGAGGAGTCCGGACGAagtcatgggcggtccacatggtgcacagaaCGGCGAGAGGACATGACAGGATGGAGACGGTgttggtcgagtcaagcgggaggcttggcggaggccggacacgcgtcaacatcgaggaggtcgcgtggcggccaagcgaagatggacggtttgggtgctTTGGGCCTCAAACCACAGCGCAGGCAGGTTttccggtttgggcctcaaaaccgggggtgagcccagtgcggccggagcttcgagaaggagggcacgtggcgtcatcgcgaagcttgcgtcgagacgaagcaaagtcgtgaaggcggcgtgtccgtccgatgcgcggataaaaacttggaccaaaatgctcTTGCGTGGATAGTTATCCTAGTTATAGTGTTAGGGGTAGTATGGTCATTCGTCCCGGACTATAtatagggatggggggctggttattcagcacctctttgcttagcaactaTTATCATTTGGCTTAGAGGCTAGTTATGTGCTTAGAGTGAGAGGAGAAagggagattagagagtgattactcttttctcttgatttcttcatatttagtgggtggatgaagggaggatgctagtcctcatcttgtatagaagatgttctcgtgatttagctttgtttgttgtctcaaatcgtgctaaatctttgattcctgagcgtttttctttttccctatttttggagctattttttgggaattttcgttcatcatgtttgagcccgaatcttgtgagattggttgaagggaaatgttgcCAGGACCTTGGAGAGCATCTTTGATATGATCCCCCTTCAAATCCTTCACGAATCCAgcttgattttgagtttttccaAATCGTGTTCTTGAGGTAGGGTTTCGATTTTCTCCAAGATTTGCAatgaatacttgagcttttcGAGATTTGTCTCATGGATCTATTTTCCCTTGGGGTATTGCATCCTTGTCTCAAGTTTCGTTTCGATCCGAGGAGTATTGACGGAGTAATTCTGGATCGAAGTTGGGCGAGTTCTTCAGGCGTTCTTATGTTCATTCGGTTTGCTCTTCCTATTCCTCTTTTGTTCGTGTGTGTGTGCAGGGCATCAAAGCGAACCAGCAGCGAGCAGTGAACAGCAGCAGCATGCGAGTGGGCCAAGTCCAGCGACGCAGGCCAGCACGGCAGGTAGCACATAGCCCAGCAACTGGTGGCCCGTCAGCAAGCCGGAGCTGCACCAGGCCGTCCACTGCGAGGCGGGTCAAGTCTGACCAGGCGGCCCAGCTAGCTGCACCAGCGTGCAAGCAGCCCAACTAGGAGGCGCAGAAGCTTGGCTAGTCCAACTACGGGAGCTAGTGGCCCGTTAGCAGCTGTGAATAGCCCAAGCCTCAAGTGACAGTAGGAGGCCCACGCAAGCAGATCTTCTGTGAAAGCACTGTGAACTTGATTGTTTTAGTTCCTTGCCAATTCCATGCAATTGCGAGCTAACCACTGTTGAGTGGTTTAGCAATTTAATCCTTGCATAGTTCTGTTACTTGCTACTAGTTTTGATTTCCCGTATTACTAATCTGCGTAGTTTATTGCTGATCCTTCCTTGACTAGTTTAGTAAGTGGTTAGTAGTATCCTTGCTTTATTTCGTTTGTGCAAGCTTGATGGAGTCGAATCATGCAATGTTTCCGCTGTGATATGAGCGTGTCTTATCGTTCCTaaggtgagcttgtcacgagttgactagcgtcatcttgacgatatAACGCGTAGTGTGTtttggggttgcgtttgggaTATAGGTCTTGTTCTTGTTGAGAATTTTTTATAGGctcctattcaccccccctcttgtcaccctttcggtccttcaattggtatcagagctggttAAGGTTTTTCATACCCTAATTGGTTTCGAAACCTATTATGGCAACCTCTGAGCGTTCTTCCTCGACCACTGCACactactttgatggctctgactatcagtattggaaaactcgcatgagaCCACTGCACACTAatttgttcatttgcctggagagtctgctgatgctttgtttcagcactttcttgctattgtgaacaagatgaaagcaaacatcACTGTCTTACCCTACAccgatcatgatagagctttaaagctcctgcatgctttggatcacgaggtgtggggtacgaaggttgatgctatcatcgagtcaccAAATTATGAGACGCTTTCCACTGATGAGCTCTTTGCTAAGTTGAAATCCacggaggttgacaagaggctccgagctAAACAGGGGAGccctactgatccaaatagtatggctctcatgtgAGGCTCTGGACAGCCTAAGTCTTTGAGTGGCTCTTCTTCGATGTCGTTTGTCTTGTCTTCTTTGGTTTTAGTGTCcgaggagcagctggaggttcttgatgatgatgagcttgcCTTGATCACTCGGCgattcatgcgcttcaacgacaaTCCCAAGAACCGGTGAAGGAACAACAATACatgtttcaactgt
Proteins encoded in this window:
- the LOC117833374 gene encoding uncharacterized protein; this encodes MGGAPCNNAEPARGRLRWRGLGRGRRRRLPVVRLGGGGGGRGRGILRRLRLRWLTARWLRSAARRLAAIYLAALTGPPAPPGAASSTCPPWLGLEPCFATPFVASTRPCW